One Cryptosporidium parvum Iowa II chromosome 5, whole genome shotgun sequence DNA segment encodes these proteins:
- a CDS encoding 70 kDa peptidylprolyl isomerase, translating into EGNIKYKDNKIEEAILEYKNALIYVDYTFPENKNLEEEYNQLITRINLNLSACFLKINEFNMAMLHCNNVLKNDPNNIK; encoded by the exons gaaggaaatattaaatacaaagataataaaattgaagaagCAATATTGGAGTACAAGAATGCACTCATTTATGTAGATTATACTTTTCCTGAAAACAAGAATCTAGAGGAAGAATATAACCAACTTATTACACGTATTAATCTCAATTTGTCTGCATGCTttctaaaaattaat GAATTTAATATGGCTATGCTTCATTGTAATAATGTACTAAAAAATGAccctaataatattaaa
- a CDS encoding protein with 2 CAP (CARP) domains, possible adenyl cyclase-associated protein, producing KSQIYLKKEKKMKAARQVVTNGSPKVELQKDTYLVENHVNCADPITLSEGSIKNKVSVRCSQNSRIIVEQKVNSIFIENCVGCIFLVNGVISSIEIVNCDDIKLQMTGIVPTISLDKSNKVNIYTSKEGKNVEVYSSKSSEMNLLFPGEEEGDWKELAIPEQFVTKYNESKGKLESMVSPLYG from the coding sequence aaatcgcaaatttatttgaaaaaagaaaagaaaatgaaagcAGCAAGACAAGTAGTTACAAATGGTAGTCCAAAGGTGGAATTACAAAAGGATACATATCTTGTAGAAAATCATGTAAATTGCGCTGATCCTATTACATTATCAGAAGGAAGTATTAAAAACAAGGTTTCAGTTAGATGCTCTCAAAATAGCAGAATTATTGTTGAACAAAAAGTCAACagtatttttattgaaaattgtGTTGGATGTATCTTTCTAGTAAATGGTGTAATTTCTTCCATAGAAATTGTTAATTGtgatgatattaaattacAAATGACAGGCATTGTTCCAACTATTTCTCTtgataaatcaaataaagttaatatCTACACATCCAAAGAAGGAAAGAATGTTGAGGTTTACAGCAGTAAATCAAGTGAAATGAATTTACTCTTTCCAGGAGAAGAAGAAGGTGACTGGAAAGAACTTGCAATTCCTGAACAATTTGTCACTAAATACAATGAAAGTAAGGGCAAATTAGAAAGTATGGTTTCTCCATTGTATGgataa